In Biomphalaria glabrata chromosome 11, xgBioGlab47.1, whole genome shotgun sequence, the following proteins share a genomic window:
- the LOC106065253 gene encoding uncharacterized protein LOC106065253 isoform X1, translated as MTDSCAPTLLDRLLNFTLAYLWVGPLVTVYWYNSWSLPDNYLFPSHPVTSSWISGAIGYTIFFLGYLLQDPMSAFTVRQNKLVQGVILEVYTYVMCWGNVNQWRCVWVLLDEYTGVFLLNAALTTVFASLLLLLLRAHRTIASTPSTVRMDIPVKDHFKMNTLFDISGGYWFKAADAIFTAIFVDSVGIAVWRGVWEVMDLALTPDDKTMSGVWSLVISYSLAILLCLTQDLVKKISIRLETRHWLVALAFEDCVTLLHSTVTVCHWRGFWTLMSIYLPFKPLSHWVCHIGSFTLLAVGMAATSIPVLGLMRDGRLQKGEGVVFDNFYFTHMKKLLAMIKSIDVSSEIHKDMIKAL; from the exons ATGACAGACTCCTGTGCTCCTACTCTACTAGATAGGCTGCTCAACTTTACATTGGCGTATCTCTGGGTGGGGCCACTGGTGACAGTGTACTGGTACAACTCCTGGAGCCTACCTGATAATTATCTCTTCCCCTCCCACCCTGTGACATCATCTTGGATCTCTGGGGCCATTGGCTACACCATTTTCTTCCTGGGATACCTTCTGCAGGACCCGATGTCGGCGTTCACAGTCCGACAGAACAAACTGGTCCAGGGCGTCATCCTCGAGGTGTACACCTATGTCATGTGTTGGGGCAACGTCAACCAGTGGCGTTGTGTCTGGGTGCTGTTGGACGAGTACACGGGAGTGTTCTTGCTCAACGCCGCCCTAACGACCGTCTTCGCCTCACTTCTGCTGCTGCTCTTGCGTGCTCACCGCACCATTGCGTCAACGCCATCGACAGTCCGAATGGACATTCCAGTCAAAGaccattttaaaatgaatactcTGTTTGACATTTCG GGAGGTTACTGGTTTAAAGCGGCAGACGCCATCTTTACCGCCATTTTCGTGGATTCCGTGGGTATAGCTGTATGGCGAGGAGTCTGGGAAGTGATGGACCTGGCTTTGACGCCTGACGACAAAACTATGAGCGGCGTTTGGAGCCTGGTGATCAGTTATAGCCTCGccattttattatgtttaacaCAG GACTTAGTGAAGAAGATCTCAATTCGCCTAGAAACTAGACACTGGCTTGTTGCTTTGGCTTTTGAAGATTGTGTAACACTGCTTCACTCCACTGTGACAGTCTGTCACTGGCGAG GATTCTGGACCTTGATGAgcatttatctcccttttaagCCACTTAGCCACTGGGTGTGTCATATAGGAAGTTTTACACTGCTTGCTGTAGGCATGGCGGCTACTTCAATACCA GTGCTTGGATTAATGAGAGACGGGAGGTTGCAAAAGGGTGAAGGCGTCGTCTTTGACAATTTCTATTTTACACACATGAAAAAGTTGCTGGCCATGATCAAATCA ATTGATGTCTCTTCAGAAATCCACAAAGACATGATAAAAGCATTGTAA
- the LOC106065253 gene encoding uncharacterized protein LOC106065253 isoform X2: MTDSCAPTLLDRLLNFTLAYLWVGPLVTVYWYNSWSLPDNYLFPSHPVTSSWISGAIGYTIFFLGYLLQDPMSAFTVRQNKLVQGVILEVYTYVMCWGNVNQWRCVWVLLDEYTGVFLLNAALTTVFASLLLLLLRAHRTIASTPSTVRMDIPVKDHFKMNTLFDISGGYWFKAADAIFTAIFVDSVGIAVWRGVWEVMDLALTPDDKTMSGVWSLVISYSLAILLCLTQDLVKKISIRLETRHWLVALAFEDCVTLLHSTVTVCHWRGFWTLMSIYLPFKPLSHWVCHIGSFTLLAVGMAATSIPVLGLMRDGRLQKGEGVVFDNFYFTHMKKLLAMIKSPRLMSLQKSTKT; encoded by the exons ATGACAGACTCCTGTGCTCCTACTCTACTAGATAGGCTGCTCAACTTTACATTGGCGTATCTCTGGGTGGGGCCACTGGTGACAGTGTACTGGTACAACTCCTGGAGCCTACCTGATAATTATCTCTTCCCCTCCCACCCTGTGACATCATCTTGGATCTCTGGGGCCATTGGCTACACCATTTTCTTCCTGGGATACCTTCTGCAGGACCCGATGTCGGCGTTCACAGTCCGACAGAACAAACTGGTCCAGGGCGTCATCCTCGAGGTGTACACCTATGTCATGTGTTGGGGCAACGTCAACCAGTGGCGTTGTGTCTGGGTGCTGTTGGACGAGTACACGGGAGTGTTCTTGCTCAACGCCGCCCTAACGACCGTCTTCGCCTCACTTCTGCTGCTGCTCTTGCGTGCTCACCGCACCATTGCGTCAACGCCATCGACAGTCCGAATGGACATTCCAGTCAAAGaccattttaaaatgaatactcTGTTTGACATTTCG GGAGGTTACTGGTTTAAAGCGGCAGACGCCATCTTTACCGCCATTTTCGTGGATTCCGTGGGTATAGCTGTATGGCGAGGAGTCTGGGAAGTGATGGACCTGGCTTTGACGCCTGACGACAAAACTATGAGCGGCGTTTGGAGCCTGGTGATCAGTTATAGCCTCGccattttattatgtttaacaCAG GACTTAGTGAAGAAGATCTCAATTCGCCTAGAAACTAGACACTGGCTTGTTGCTTTGGCTTTTGAAGATTGTGTAACACTGCTTCACTCCACTGTGACAGTCTGTCACTGGCGAG GATTCTGGACCTTGATGAgcatttatctcccttttaagCCACTTAGCCACTGGGTGTGTCATATAGGAAGTTTTACACTGCTTGCTGTAGGCATGGCGGCTACTTCAATACCA GTGCTTGGATTAATGAGAGACGGGAGGTTGCAAAAGGGTGAAGGCGTCGTCTTTGACAATTTCTATTTTACACACATGAAAAAGTTGCTGGCCATGATCAAATCA CCCAGATTGATGTCTCTTCAGAAATCCACAAAGACATGA